In Haloplanus rubicundus, one DNA window encodes the following:
- a CDS encoding small ribosomal subunit Rsm22 family protein: MIDREAVRSNAKYLRQVRPIDPDEISEYVEGEPHPAVVRRVLREEAYDLGLFEREDGTFVPVETDPVSAPGWEPEAFPDRYAHALEDLLVGRYGANWHRGDSGDRLREVIRRLKADYYAQNPVEYDDEVALGYAVYHLSDYYAAVGYVLDDLVEQSLLPRHLRVLDIGAGVGGPALGLHDYLPDDAVVDYHAVEPSAAADVLDALLDGTRRNFRSTIHRERAEAFAFDGPYDLVVCANVLSELDDPVPVVEDALDALADGGTLAAIAPADLETSTGLRSVERAVADGRNVTVYAPTLRLWPGMAPEDRGWSFDERPRIAAPSFQRRLDDAGGEPGTFRNETVKFSYSLLRTDGTRRVDVRADRSRHARMADMDDHVTDRIDLLAVKLSRNLADGGNPLFKIGDGSERLEHYAVLTRESGLNRDLLRADYGAVCQFENVLALWNDDEGAYNLVVDAEAVVDVVA, translated from the coding sequence ATGATCGACCGCGAGGCCGTCCGGTCGAACGCGAAGTATCTGCGGCAGGTCCGCCCCATCGACCCTGACGAGATTTCCGAGTACGTCGAGGGGGAGCCACATCCGGCGGTCGTCCGGCGTGTCCTCCGCGAGGAGGCGTACGACCTCGGCCTGTTCGAGCGCGAGGACGGCACGTTCGTCCCGGTCGAGACCGACCCCGTCTCGGCGCCGGGATGGGAACCGGAGGCGTTCCCCGACCGCTACGCACACGCGCTGGAGGACCTGCTCGTCGGCCGCTACGGCGCGAACTGGCACCGCGGCGACTCCGGCGACCGCCTGCGCGAGGTGATCCGGCGGCTGAAGGCCGACTACTACGCGCAAAACCCCGTCGAGTACGACGACGAGGTGGCGCTCGGCTACGCCGTCTACCACCTCTCGGACTACTACGCCGCCGTCGGCTACGTCCTCGACGACTTGGTCGAGCAGTCGCTTCTCCCCCGCCACCTCCGCGTCCTCGACATCGGCGCCGGCGTCGGCGGCCCGGCGCTCGGTCTCCACGACTACCTGCCCGACGACGCGGTGGTCGACTACCACGCGGTCGAGCCGAGCGCCGCCGCCGACGTGCTCGACGCCTTGCTGGACGGGACGCGGCGGAACTTCCGGTCGACGATCCACCGCGAACGCGCCGAGGCGTTCGCCTTCGACGGCCCGTACGACCTCGTCGTCTGCGCGAACGTGTTGAGCGAACTCGACGACCCCGTGCCGGTCGTCGAGGACGCCCTCGACGCCCTCGCCGACGGCGGAACGCTCGCCGCCATCGCGCCCGCGGACCTCGAAACAAGCACGGGCCTCCGGTCGGTCGAACGGGCGGTCGCGGACGGCCGGAACGTGACCGTCTACGCTCCGACGCTCCGTCTGTGGCCGGGGATGGCCCCCGAAGACCGCGGGTGGTCGTTCGACGAGCGCCCCCGGATCGCCGCGCCGAGCTTTCAGCGGCGCCTCGACGACGCCGGCGGCGAACCCGGTACCTTCCGCAACGAGACGGTGAAGTTCTCCTACTCGCTCCTGCGGACCGACGGGACACGGCGGGTGGACGTTCGCGCCGACCGGTCGCGACACGCCCGGATGGCCGACATGGACGATCACGTCACGGATCGGATCGACCTGCTGGCGGTGAAGCTGAGCCGGAACCTCGCTGACGGCGGTAACCCGCTGTTCAAAATCGGCGACGGGAGCGAACGACTCGAACACTACGCGGTGCTGACCCGCGAGTCGGGGCTGAACCGCGACCTCCTGCGGGCGGACTACGGCGCCGTGTGCCAGTTCGAGAACGTCCTCGCGCTCTGGAACGACGACGAGGGGGCGTACAACCTCGTCGTCGACGCCGAGGCGGTCGTCGACGTCGTCGCCTGA
- a CDS encoding prephenate dehydrogenase/arogenate dehydrogenase family protein, translated as MDMLVVGAGEMGRWIAHTADRPVAVTDVDPAVAERAAESLDGVRAVPTDTDETFDIVCLAVPISVVEDAVERYAPNADRAMCDVSGVMTGPVEAMRATLPDRERVSLHPLFAAANAPGNVAVVADAPGPATDALREDLRAAGNHLFETTAAEHDTAMETVQAAAHTAVLAYALAAADVREEFATPVSAAMDDLVATVTGGTPRVYREIQETFAGAERVAEAARRIADAEGEAFDECYREARHDG; from the coding sequence ATGGATATGCTGGTGGTCGGCGCGGGCGAGATGGGACGGTGGATCGCCCACACTGCCGACCGGCCGGTCGCGGTCACGGACGTCGACCCCGCGGTCGCGGAGCGGGCCGCCGAGAGCCTCGACGGGGTTCGAGCCGTGCCTACGGATACGGACGAGACGTTCGATATCGTCTGTCTCGCCGTGCCGATTTCGGTCGTCGAGGACGCAGTCGAGCGCTACGCCCCGAACGCCGACCGCGCGATGTGTGACGTATCGGGCGTGATGACGGGACCGGTGGAGGCGATGCGGGCGACCCTGCCGGATCGGGAGCGGGTCTCCCTCCACCCGCTGTTCGCGGCGGCGAACGCCCCCGGCAACGTCGCCGTCGTCGCCGACGCGCCCGGACCGGCGACCGACGCGCTCCGGGAGGACCTGCGGGCGGCGGGCAACCACCTCTTCGAGACGACCGCCGCCGAACACGACACGGCGATGGAGACGGTCCAGGCCGCGGCCCACACCGCCGTCCTCGCGTACGCGCTCGCCGCCGCCGACGTCCGCGAGGAGTTCGCCACGCCCGTCTCGGCGGCGATGGACGACCTCGTGGCGACGGTGACCGGCGGGACGCCGCGGGTGTACCGCGAGATTCAGGAGACGTTCGCGGGCGCGGAGCGAGTCGCCGAAGCCGCCCGACGGATCGCGGACGCCGAAGGCGAGGCGTTCGACGAGTGCTACCGCGAAGCGAGGCACGACGGATGA
- a CDS encoding type II toxin-antitoxin system VapC family toxin translates to MILDSSFLIDLLAEDTGAVAKLEEIDDELLAVPTLVYTEVGVGLDGGSDGERRFEAAMDRMTLVPYDAEAARRAVDIQRTLRENGHPVGAVDAMIAGIALARDQPIVTRNADEFSRTPARISPY, encoded by the coding sequence ATGATTCTCGATTCGTCGTTTCTGATCGATCTGCTGGCCGAGGATACGGGTGCCGTTGCAAAACTCGAAGAGATCGACGACGAACTGCTGGCGGTGCCAACGCTCGTGTACACCGAAGTCGGCGTCGGTCTCGACGGCGGGTCGGACGGGGAGCGCCGCTTCGAAGCGGCCATGGATCGGATGACGCTCGTTCCCTACGACGCGGAGGCCGCGCGGCGGGCCGTCGACATCCAGCGAACCCTGCGCGAGAACGGGCACCCCGTCGGGGCGGTCGACGCGATGATCGCCGGTATCGCCCTCGCACGAGACCAACCGATCGTCACGCGTAACGCGGACGAGTTCTCGCGGACGCCGGCTCGAATTTCGCCGTACTGA
- a CDS encoding antitoxin VapB family protein: MPSKTISVKEETYERLSRSKGEGESFSDVIDRLLRTEDDHPLYHLVGALDESDAERLRERARGFREDVDGRMSADG, encoded by the coding sequence ATGCCGAGCAAGACGATCAGCGTGAAAGAGGAGACGTACGAGCGACTCTCGCGGTCCAAGGGAGAAGGGGAGAGCTTCAGCGACGTGATCGACCGCTTGCTCCGGACGGAGGACGACCACCCGCTCTACCACCTGGTCGGCGCGCTGGACGAATCGGACGCCGAGAGACTGCGCGAGCGTGCCCGCGGGTTCCGCGAGGACGTCGACGGTCGCATGAGCGCCGACGGATGA
- a CDS encoding MFS transporter, with protein sequence MNWRYRHTVLGLCTLAFASTMLARLVISPVVPDVTDGFGVSTGAVGLALSGMWAAYALTQFPSGILGDRFGERRVILAAVGITGCASLLLALSPTFAVFAVLTVALGAGAGLHYSVATTLLTKEFDDIGRAIGVHVAGGPLAGLIAPVVATAVATRYDWRAGVAVGAAVAVPVFVAFAWRIEPTPPERPDESMRDRMAIKPLVALLSRPPIAFTTLVAFLGAFCWQATASFLPTFLVAFRDLPETSAGLLFSAYFVVNGLSQPTIGWVSDRIGRDGAAAATMALGVVGYAALVIGPRVALLPAVVCVGAAMTWGAPLQSRYFDTFEADERGAAFGLVRTAYMILGASGSVVVGVLSDVAGWEAAYGLLVGVMGLGLALLLGNRALRLGL encoded by the coding sequence GTGAACTGGCGGTACCGCCACACGGTCCTCGGCCTCTGTACGCTCGCGTTCGCGTCGACGATGCTGGCCCGGTTGGTCATCAGTCCGGTCGTCCCCGACGTGACCGACGGGTTCGGCGTCTCCACCGGCGCCGTCGGCCTCGCGCTCTCGGGCATGTGGGCCGCCTACGCGCTGACGCAGTTCCCCTCCGGCATCCTCGGCGACCGCTTCGGCGAGCGACGGGTGATCCTCGCCGCGGTGGGCATCACCGGGTGTGCGAGCCTCCTGCTCGCCCTGTCGCCGACCTTCGCCGTCTTCGCGGTGCTGACCGTCGCCCTCGGCGCCGGCGCGGGCCTCCACTACAGCGTCGCCACCACCCTCCTCACGAAGGAGTTCGACGATATCGGGCGGGCCATCGGCGTCCACGTCGCGGGCGGGCCGCTGGCGGGGCTGATCGCCCCCGTCGTCGCCACCGCGGTGGCGACGCGGTACGACTGGCGGGCGGGGGTCGCCGTCGGCGCCGCCGTCGCCGTCCCCGTCTTCGTCGCCTTCGCGTGGCGGATCGAACCGACGCCGCCGGAGCGTCCGGACGAGTCGATGCGGGATCGCATGGCGATCAAACCCCTCGTTGCCCTGCTCTCGCGGCCGCCCATCGCCTTCACGACGCTCGTCGCCTTCCTCGGCGCGTTCTGCTGGCAGGCGACGGCCTCCTTTCTCCCCACCTTCCTCGTCGCCTTCCGCGACCTGCCCGAGACGAGCGCCGGGCTCCTCTTTTCGGCCTACTTCGTCGTCAACGGCCTCTCCCAGCCGACCATCGGGTGGGTGTCCGACCGGATCGGCCGCGACGGCGCCGCCGCCGCGACGATGGCGCTCGGTGTCGTCGGCTACGCCGCCCTCGTGATCGGGCCGCGGGTCGCGCTCCTGCCCGCCGTCGTCTGCGTCGGCGCCGCGATGACGTGGGGAGCGCCGCTCCAGTCCCGCTACTTCGACACCTTCGAGGCCGACGAGCGCGGCGCCGCGTTCGGCCTCGTCCGCACCGCGTACATGATCCTCGGCGCCTCGGGGAGCGTCGTGGTGGGCGTCCTCTCCGACGTGGCGGGATGGGAGGCCGCCTACGGCCTGCTCGTCGGCGTGATGGGGCTGGGACTCGCGCTCTTGCTCGGGAACCGTGCGCTTCGGCTGGGGCTGTAG
- a CDS encoding M24 family metallopeptidase — translation MQPDLSPLDSALGDDTDGYLLDADGTDSTQRYLSGFDAPDPFVTCYTPDGVHLLVSGLEYGRATKEARADTVTRLSAYDYRDRIGELGRATGRGAVVADFLADHGVDRVAVPGRFPLGTADGLRESGVAVRVDESDAVAELRAVKTAEEIEHVRRAQRANERAMAAAESLIESASVVEGVLHRDGDPLTSEAVRREIELTLVREGCALDETIVACGADAADPHNRGSGPLRADEPIVVDIFPRDTETRYHADMTRTFVKGEPTEMLREWFDLTDEARTAALDAVEPGVTGGAVHDAACDVYEDAGLPTLRSDPDAETGFIHSTGHGVGLDVHELPRVAPDGPELEPGNVITIEPGLYDPDVGGVRIEDLVVVTEDGYENLTEYPVELVL, via the coding sequence ATGCAACCCGACCTCTCGCCCCTCGATTCCGCCCTCGGCGACGACACCGACGGCTACCTCCTCGACGCCGACGGCACCGACTCCACCCAGCGCTACCTCTCCGGCTTCGACGCACCCGATCCGTTCGTCACCTGCTATACGCCCGACGGGGTCCACCTCCTCGTCTCGGGGCTGGAGTACGGCCGCGCGACGAAGGAAGCCCGCGCCGATACGGTGACCCGCCTCTCGGCGTACGACTACCGGGACCGGATCGGCGAACTGGGGCGCGCGACCGGCCGGGGGGCCGTGGTCGCGGACTTTCTCGCCGACCACGGCGTGGACCGGGTGGCGGTGCCGGGGCGCTTTCCCCTCGGCACCGCCGACGGCCTCCGCGAATCCGGCGTTGCAGTCCGCGTCGACGAGTCGGACGCCGTCGCGGAGCTTCGGGCCGTGAAGACGGCCGAGGAAATCGAACACGTCCGCCGCGCCCAGCGGGCGAACGAGCGGGCGATGGCGGCCGCCGAGTCGCTGATCGAGTCGGCGTCGGTCGTCGAGGGCGTCCTCCACCGCGACGGCGACCCGCTAACCAGCGAGGCGGTCAGGCGGGAGATCGAGCTGACGCTCGTCCGCGAGGGCTGTGCGCTGGACGAGACCATCGTCGCCTGTGGCGCCGACGCCGCCGACCCGCACAATCGAGGATCGGGTCCCCTGCGCGCCGACGAGCCAATCGTCGTCGACATCTTCCCGCGCGATACGGAGACGCGGTACCACGCGGACATGACGCGGACGTTCGTGAAGGGGGAGCCGACCGAGATGCTGCGGGAGTGGTTCGACCTGACCGACGAGGCCCGGACGGCCGCACTCGACGCCGTCGAACCCGGCGTCACGGGCGGCGCGGTCCACGACGCGGCCTGCGACGTGTACGAGGACGCCGGCCTGCCGACGCTTCGGAGCGATCCGGACGCGGAGACGGGCTTCATCCACAGCACGGGCCACGGCGTCGGCCTCGACGTGCACGAACTCCCGCGGGTCGCGCCGGACGGTCCCGAACTCGAACCGGGGAACGTGATCACCATCGAACCGGGGCTGTACGACCCCGACGTGGGCGGCGTGCGCATCGAGGACCTCGTGGTCGTCACCGAGGACGGCTACGAGAACCTGACGGAGTACCCCGTCGAGTTGGTCCTCTAA
- a CDS encoding LysE family translocator: protein MPNPLPSLLAGVVFGLALAAPPGPMNAVIAEESVNNGWLAGARTGLGAMTADAVFFVGSLFGVVAFVERFPTVRAAMVGVGGVLMCYFAYGAARDAVGDVETVPSGDGAARKAATGFRKAFVLALTNPYQILFWLTIGVGLLEPGELDVLSYTPYVGADLAGLLVVRTGSPALIVGFFLGITLWITGFPAALRAAQRRVAAFAPVVAGTSALVLAGFGVVFLIDAVRTLV from the coding sequence GTGCCGAATCCCCTCCCGTCGCTCCTCGCTGGCGTCGTCTTCGGCCTCGCGCTCGCCGCCCCGCCGGGACCGATGAACGCCGTCATCGCCGAGGAGTCCGTCAACAACGGCTGGCTCGCGGGCGCCCGCACCGGCCTGGGCGCGATGACCGCCGACGCCGTCTTCTTCGTCGGCTCGCTGTTCGGCGTCGTCGCCTTCGTCGAGCGGTTCCCGACCGTCCGCGCCGCGATGGTCGGCGTCGGCGGCGTCCTGATGTGCTATTTCGCCTACGGCGCCGCGAGGGACGCGGTCGGCGACGTGGAGACCGTGCCGTCCGGCGACGGCGCGGCCCGGAAAGCGGCCACCGGCTTCCGCAAGGCGTTCGTGCTCGCGCTCACCAACCCCTACCAGATCCTCTTCTGGCTCACCATCGGCGTCGGACTGCTCGAACCGGGCGAACTCGACGTGCTCTCGTATACGCCCTACGTGGGCGCGGACCTCGCCGGCCTGCTGGTGGTACGGACCGGAAGTCCCGCGCTCATCGTCGGCTTCTTCCTCGGCATCACGCTGTGGATCACAGGGTTCCCGGCGGCGCTCCGAGCGGCCCAGCGCCGCGTCGCCGCGTTCGCGCCCGTCGTCGCCGGCACGAGTGCGCTGGTGCTGGCCGGGTTCGGCGTCGTGTTCTTGATCGACGCCGTGCGGACGCTCGTATGA
- a CDS encoding TMEM165/GDT1 family protein, translating into MTGWLEILTVAFVAQLVVLPGEKVQFIIAGLSTRYNPLVVVGAAGTAFAGWTALEILFGEALQRALPPVVLDGFTAALFAVFAVLLYRSAPSGGEPERVDPAATDGGVAALSDDFEPTVFGREVPQVFNNGFVPIFAMMAAGEFGDKTQLVTIGLAAQYGAHPAIWAGEMLAIIPVSLANAFFFHKFSHRLDLRKAHFFSAGLFAFFAADTVLSIVTGFSVWETVVSAASTAVLSLL; encoded by the coding sequence GTGACCGGCTGGCTCGAAATCCTCACCGTCGCCTTCGTCGCCCAGCTCGTCGTCCTGCCCGGCGAGAAGGTGCAGTTCATCATCGCGGGGCTGTCGACGCGGTACAACCCGCTGGTGGTCGTGGGCGCCGCGGGCACGGCCTTCGCCGGGTGGACGGCGCTCGAAATCCTGTTCGGCGAGGCGCTCCAGCGGGCGCTCCCACCCGTCGTCCTCGACGGCTTCACCGCTGCGCTCTTCGCAGTCTTCGCCGTCCTGCTCTACCGGTCGGCGCCCTCGGGCGGCGAGCCGGAGCGGGTCGATCCGGCGGCGACCGACGGCGGCGTGGCCGCGCTCTCCGACGACTTCGAGCCGACGGTGTTCGGCCGGGAGGTGCCACAGGTGTTCAACAACGGCTTCGTCCCCATCTTCGCGATGATGGCCGCGGGCGAGTTCGGCGACAAGACCCAACTGGTGACCATCGGCCTCGCCGCGCAGTACGGCGCCCATCCCGCCATCTGGGCGGGCGAGATGCTCGCCATCATCCCCGTGAGCCTCGCGAACGCCTTCTTCTTTCACAAGTTCTCGCACCGACTCGACCTCCGGAAGGCACATTTCTTCTCCGCCGGTCTCTTCGCCTTCTTCGCGGCGGATACCGTGCTGAGCATCGTCACCGGCTTCTCCGTCTGGGAGACGGTCGTCTCCGCGGCGTCGACGGCCGTTCTGAGCCTGCTCTGA
- a CDS encoding metal-dependent transcriptional regulator translates to MLSDAMEDYLKAIYRLQSEGGAPVSTSAIADEVGKTAPTVTSMVQKLADQGLLEREKYKGVELTPEGETVALEVLRHHRLLEAYLAEHLDYSWTKVHEEADALEHHISEEFERRVAEALGDPEVDPHGDPIPGADLRPLEGDETTPLSDHEPGDRVVVSRVRDRDEDELAYLDDAGVRPGTELEIVDVAPFGMVTVRIGDAEQSLPESVARTIRVRSTETEVSDV, encoded by the coding sequence ATGTTGAGCGACGCCATGGAGGACTACCTCAAGGCAATCTACCGCCTCCAGTCGGAGGGTGGTGCCCCGGTGTCCACCTCGGCCATCGCCGACGAGGTGGGGAAGACGGCGCCGACGGTGACGAGCATGGTGCAGAAACTCGCCGACCAGGGACTGCTGGAGCGCGAGAAGTACAAGGGGGTCGAACTCACTCCCGAGGGGGAGACGGTGGCGCTCGAAGTGCTCCGGCACCACCGCCTGCTGGAGGCGTATCTCGCCGAACACCTCGACTACTCGTGGACGAAGGTACACGAGGAGGCGGACGCCCTCGAACATCACATCTCCGAGGAGTTCGAGCGGCGGGTGGCGGAGGCGCTCGGCGACCCGGAGGTGGACCCGCACGGCGACCCGATTCCGGGTGCCGACCTGCGACCGCTGGAGGGCGACGAGACGACGCCGTTGAGCGACCACGAGCCGGGCGACCGGGTCGTCGTGAGTCGGGTTCGTGACCGCGACGAGGACGAACTCGCCTACCTCGACGACGCGGGCGTGCGGCCGGGGACGGAGCTCGAAATCGTCGACGTGGCGCCGTTCGGCATGGTGACCGTCCGCATCGGCGACGCGGAGCAGAGCCTGCCCGAGTCGGTGGCGCGGACCATCCGGGTGCGGTCGACCGAGACGGAGGTGAGCGACGTGTGA
- a CDS encoding pyridoxal-phosphate dependent enzyme, translated as MDTSDAFVGLDCTATGDRYAPDRAGRSDADAPLSPVYDLDTVDAAALPTRPDSMWDYDALLPVPADRAVSASEGATPLLDAPGLASDLGVGSVWLKDEGRNPTGTVLDRGLSVAVTMAHAHDADLLALAAPGNAGQSAAAYAGRTETDLYAYLPSRAPFPNKAMVNVHGADMRVIGGRYPDALEALESDLAREWYSLQEFTTPYRHDGAKTLAYEVAAARDWSVPDAVVVAVGTGETLVGVARGFRDLEALGLTDRVPRCYAAQPEGCAPVVAAHEDGTDVAPVEYPDTICGELEVPAPAGGSMALDAVESTGGGAVAVADEDLLESAVTLTQRLGTEVGATGGAAAAGAWALAERGDFGPDDSVLVVNADAGVKTADVLRSHLMGQGV; from the coding sequence ATGGACACCTCCGACGCCTTCGTCGGCCTCGACTGCACCGCGACCGGCGACCGATACGCGCCCGACCGCGCCGGGCGGAGCGACGCCGACGCGCCACTTTCTCCCGTCTACGACCTCGATACCGTGGACGCCGCCGCCCTGCCGACCCGTCCGGACTCGATGTGGGACTACGACGCCCTCCTGCCCGTCCCCGCGGACCGCGCCGTCTCGGCGAGCGAGGGGGCGACGCCGCTACTCGACGCGCCCGGACTCGCGTCCGACCTCGGCGTCGGGAGCGTGTGGCTGAAAGACGAGGGCCGAAACCCGACGGGGACGGTCCTCGACCGGGGGCTGTCGGTCGCGGTGACGATGGCGCACGCTCACGACGCCGACCTGCTGGCGCTCGCGGCGCCCGGAAACGCCGGGCAGTCGGCGGCGGCCTACGCCGGGCGGACCGAGACGGATCTGTACGCCTACCTCCCCTCGCGCGCCCCCTTCCCGAACAAGGCGATGGTGAACGTCCACGGCGCCGACATGCGCGTGATCGGGGGACGCTACCCCGACGCGCTGGAAGCCCTCGAATCTGATCTGGCGCGCGAGTGGTACTCCCTGCAGGAGTTCACGACGCCGTATCGACACGACGGCGCGAAGACGCTCGCCTACGAAGTCGCCGCCGCGCGGGACTGGTCGGTTCCGGACGCCGTCGTCGTCGCCGTCGGCACCGGCGAGACGCTCGTGGGCGTCGCACGCGGGTTCCGTGACCTCGAAGCACTGGGGCTGACCGACCGGGTGCCGCGGTGTTACGCCGCCCAGCCCGAGGGGTGTGCGCCGGTCGTCGCGGCCCACGAGGACGGGACGGACGTGGCGCCGGTCGAGTACCCCGACACCATCTGTGGCGAACTGGAGGTGCCCGCGCCGGCGGGTGGGTCGATGGCCCTCGACGCCGTCGAGTCGACGGGCGGCGGCGCGGTGGCCGTCGCCGACGAGGACCTCCTCGAGAGCGCGGTGACGCTCACCCAGCGGCTCGGGACGGAGGTGGGCGCGACGGGCGGCGCGGCCGCCGCGGGCGCGTGGGCGCTCGCCGAGCGCGGCGACTTCGGGCCGGACGACTCGGTTCTCGTCGTCAACGCCGACGCGGGCGTGAAGACGGCGGACGTGCTCCGCAGTCACCTGATGGGACAGGGCGTCTGA
- a CDS encoding NAD(P)/FAD-dependent oxidoreductase — MDDTPSVAVVGAGLAGLVAARHLADVGADVTVFERRDDVGGRVRTRHEDGFTIDRGFQVLFTAYPAVRRELDLSALDLQAFSPGAVIARPGERSVLSDPLRDPFSLTDSIFNREVTTTDKLRTLALRQHVGGRDEAAIFESDDAPIDDYLRDWGFSTDYIENFVAPFYGGITLDRSLSTSKRVFEYTFKAMSEGKIALPAEGMAAVPAQLAEGARDAGATIHLDEPVAAVSPDGDRATVETETLTVDFDAVVVAADPRTARRLTGVAAIPTTARPSTTLYCALPDDTPLDDRRKIHLNAADDRPNIVVPLSSVATSYAPDGRTLLAATFLGADALDVDEADLLESTRDALAAWYPERLFGGLEAVRTERIEFAQFAQPPGVHDDLPDARDPNGPVYLAGDYTAWSSIQGAMRSGREAAEAVVADLD, encoded by the coding sequence ATGGACGATACACCGTCGGTCGCCGTCGTCGGCGCCGGGTTGGCGGGGCTCGTCGCCGCCCGCCACCTCGCCGACGTGGGCGCGGACGTGACCGTGTTCGAGCGCCGTGACGACGTGGGCGGCCGGGTCCGCACCCGCCACGAGGACGGGTTCACCATCGACCGCGGCTTTCAGGTCCTCTTTACCGCCTACCCCGCCGTCCGACGGGAACTCGACCTCTCGGCTCTCGACCTGCAAGCGTTCTCGCCCGGCGCGGTCATCGCCCGCCCCGGCGAGCGGTCGGTCCTCTCGGACCCCTTGCGCGACCCCTTCTCGCTCACCGACTCCATCTTCAACCGCGAGGTGACGACGACGGACAAACTCCGGACGCTCGCGCTCCGCCAACACGTCGGCGGCCGCGACGAGGCGGCCATCTTCGAGAGCGACGACGCCCCCATCGACGACTACCTCCGCGACTGGGGCTTCTCGACCGACTACATCGAGAACTTCGTCGCCCCCTTCTACGGCGGCATCACCCTCGACCGCTCGCTCTCGACCTCCAAGCGGGTCTTCGAGTACACGTTCAAGGCGATGAGCGAAGGGAAGATCGCTCTCCCCGCCGAGGGGATGGCCGCCGTCCCGGCGCAGTTGGCCGAGGGCGCACGCGACGCCGGGGCGACGATCCACCTCGACGAACCCGTCGCCGCCGTCTCCCCCGACGGCGACCGGGCGACCGTCGAGACGGAGACGCTGACGGTCGACTTCGACGCCGTCGTCGTCGCCGCCGATCCACGGACCGCCCGCCGGCTGACGGGCGTGGCCGCGATTCCGACGACCGCACGCCCCTCGACGACGCTCTACTGTGCGCTCCCCGACGACACGCCCCTCGACGACAGGCGAAAGATCCACCTCAACGCGGCGGACGACCGCCCCAACATCGTCGTCCCGCTGTCCTCCGTCGCCACCTCCTACGCCCCCGACGGCCGGACGCTCCTCGCGGCCACCTTTTTGGGAGCCGACGCTCTGGACGTCGACGAGGCCGATCTCCTCGAATCGACCCGCGACGCCCTCGCGGCGTGGTATCCCGAACGCCTCTTCGGCGGCCTCGAAGCCGTCCGGACGGAACGGATCGAGTTCGCACAGTTCGCCCAGCCGCCGGGCGTCCACGACGACTTGCCCGACGCCCGCGACCCGAACGGTCCCGTCTACCTCGCCGGCGACTACACCGCGTGGTCGTCGATTCAGGGCGCGATGCGGAGCGGGCGGGAGGCCGCCGAGGCCGTCGTCGCGGACCTCGATTAG
- a CDS encoding ribonuclease H-like domain-containing protein, translating to MDAEHTLYRMRYARDDPGDDRIATFDIETTATDPTDGELVSVGVGVHDRAEPLTEATYETFHREDGEASLVDRAMTRLAAADADALVTYNGIEFDLPFVEGRLDRLGADVDLPAVASQPGHLDLFLDRKRRADEAGEKWPSLEACLESYGHAPPQTVWRGAPLTNGRFGEELGPAYLRTLGTETGARFRASLAEVVDHYLIGDLEATLALYYADLGESVEGAYLGTERRFD from the coding sequence ATGGATGCCGAACACACGCTCTACCGAATGCGCTACGCCCGCGACGACCCGGGGGACGACCGGATCGCGACCTTCGACATCGAGACGACGGCGACGGACCCGACTGACGGGGAACTCGTCTCCGTCGGCGTCGGGGTCCACGACCGTGCCGAGCCGTTGACCGAGGCGACCTACGAGACGTTCCACCGCGAGGACGGCGAGGCGTCGCTCGTCGACCGGGCGATGACCCGTCTCGCCGCGGCCGACGCCGACGCCCTCGTGACGTACAACGGGATCGAGTTCGACCTGCCGTTCGTCGAGGGGCGGCTCGACCGACTCGGCGCCGACGTCGACCTGCCGGCCGTCGCGTCGCAACCGGGGCATCTGGACCTCTTTCTCGACCGGAAGCGCCGCGCCGACGAGGCGGGGGAGAAGTGGCCGAGCCTGGAGGCGTGTCTGGAGTCGTACGGTCACGCGCCGCCGCAGACGGTCTGGCGGGGCGCCCCGCTCACGAACGGGCGGTTCGGCGAGGAGCTGGGCCCGGCGTACCTACGGACGCTCGGCACCGAGACGGGAGCGCGGTTCCGGGCGTCGCTCGCCGAGGTGGTGGATCACTACCTGATCGGCGATCTGGAGGCGACGCTCGCGCTCTACTACGCTGATCTCGGCGAGTCGGTCGAAGGCGCGTATCTCGGCACCGAGCGCCGGTTCGACTAA